One window of the Amycolatopsis mediterranei genome contains the following:
- a CDS encoding helix-turn-helix domain-containing protein codes for MKPTSTSPGSRALAASLREVRVARGKGLRELARMVRILPQLLSAWEKGQRVPQPEDVARLLGALRVDDVTYDRMMRLARHARDDNWLDSNPSDLPPALSGIVEYERTATRITNWELAIVPGLLQTPDYARAILTNSEIELPQADTRLVARLNRQGILTRPDPVRLTALVGEIAIREEIGSADVMSDQMDHLLKMTGRPNISLRIVPANIGYHPGMNGSFILYEFAGLSPIVHLENSHATAFLHEDQVVGSYRKQAKILAGKALSEDDTRAMLREVAR; via the coding sequence ATGAAGCCGACTTCCACCTCGCCCGGTTCGAGGGCATTGGCCGCTTCGCTGCGCGAAGTGCGGGTAGCGCGGGGAAAGGGACTGCGCGAACTCGCCCGGATGGTCCGGATTCTGCCGCAGTTGCTGTCGGCGTGGGAAAAGGGACAGCGGGTGCCGCAGCCGGAGGACGTGGCGCGGTTGCTGGGCGCGCTGCGGGTCGACGACGTGACCTACGACCGCATGATGCGCCTGGCCAGGCACGCCCGCGACGACAACTGGCTGGACTCGAACCCGTCCGATCTGCCGCCCGCGCTGAGCGGGATCGTGGAGTACGAGCGCACCGCCACCCGCATCACGAACTGGGAGCTCGCCATCGTGCCGGGCCTCCTGCAGACCCCGGACTACGCGCGGGCGATCCTGACCAATTCGGAGATCGAGCTGCCGCAAGCCGACACCAGACTGGTCGCGCGGTTGAACCGGCAAGGGATTCTCACGAGGCCGGATCCCGTCCGGCTCACCGCTTTGGTGGGCGAAATCGCGATCCGCGAAGAAATCGGCAGTGCCGACGTGATGTCGGACCAGATGGATCATCTGCTGAAGATGACTGGGCGGCCGAACATCTCGCTGCGGATCGTGCCCGCGAACATCGGCTATCACCCAGGGATGAATGGCTCGTTCATCCTGTACGAGTTCGCTGGCTTGTCGCCGATCGTGCACTTGGAGAACTCGCATGCCACCGCGTTCCTGCACGAAGATCAGGTAGTCGGCAGCTACCGGAAACAGGCTAAGATCCTGGCTGGCAAGGCACTGAGTGAAGACGACACCCGAGCCATGCTTCGGGAGGTCGCGCGATAG
- a CDS encoding 2-hydroxyacid dehydrogenase: protein MSARVLLPWTDIDVPEGLGAAYYDGGVPPADLGDVEFYVLPYDRGPEPPKLIKELPSLRVVQSLSAGVETLVPLLPEGVRLANGRGLHDLSVAEHALALIHAAQRDLPRWFAQQTRGEWSREHTRSLADSRVLLVGYGSIGQAVERQLVAAEAVVTRVASRPRPDEGVHGVAELPALLPEADIVVLVLPDTPATRGLIGPAELAALPDDALVINVGRGTAIDTDALLAETRTGRLRAGLDVVDPEPLPADHPLWTVPGVVITPHIAGGSASFYPRAKKLAGEQLRRYAQGEELLNLVVQ, encoded by the coding sequence ATGAGCGCTCGCGTACTGCTGCCGTGGACCGACATCGACGTGCCGGAAGGGCTCGGCGCCGCCTATTACGACGGCGGCGTCCCTCCGGCCGATCTCGGCGACGTCGAGTTCTACGTCCTGCCCTACGACCGCGGGCCGGAGCCGCCGAAGCTGATCAAGGAGCTGCCGTCGCTGCGGGTGGTGCAGTCGCTGTCGGCCGGGGTCGAGACGCTCGTGCCGCTGCTGCCCGAGGGCGTGCGCCTCGCGAACGGGCGTGGGCTGCACGACCTGAGCGTCGCCGAGCACGCCCTCGCGCTCATCCACGCGGCGCAGCGGGACCTGCCGCGCTGGTTCGCGCAGCAGACGCGCGGCGAGTGGAGCCGCGAACACACACGGTCACTGGCCGACAGCCGGGTGCTCCTCGTCGGGTACGGCTCGATCGGGCAGGCCGTCGAACGCCAGCTCGTCGCCGCCGAGGCCGTGGTGACGCGGGTGGCGAGCCGCCCCCGTCCCGACGAGGGTGTGCACGGCGTCGCCGAACTGCCCGCGCTGCTACCCGAGGCCGACATCGTCGTGCTGGTCCTGCCGGACACCCCCGCGACGCGCGGCCTCATCGGCCCCGCCGAGCTCGCCGCCCTCCCCGACGACGCCCTGGTGATCAACGTCGGCCGCGGCACGGCGATCGACACCGACGCACTCCTCGCCGAGACCCGCACCGGACGCCTCCGCGCCGGTCTCGACGTCGTCGACCCGGAACCGCTGCCCGCGGACCATCCACTGTGGACGGTGCCGGGGGTGGTCATCACGCCGCACATCGCGGGCGGGTCGGCGTCGTTCTACCCGCGCGCGAAGAAGCTCGCGGGCGAGCAGCTGCGGAGGTACGCGCAGGGTGAGGAGCTGCTCAACCTCGTAGTGCAGTGA
- a CDS encoding LysR family transcriptional regulator, whose amino-acid sequence MELRTLRYFVAVAEELHFGRAAARLHMSQPPLSRAIKQLETDVGAVLLLRSAAGVTLTPAGTALLAEARALLDQADQARVRVASAAGAPTLTVGILGDGADPAANRLADAYRRQHPDVEVRVRDADLTDPTCGLRAGLVDVALTRGPFDETGLAVHVLRADPVGAVLRADDPLAGRARVTLADLAGRRWFRFPDGTDPVWQAYWHGGEPREGPVVRAVQECLQAVLWNGTVGLMPLGHRPPGELVVVPLTGLAPNPVVVAWQDGDANPLIRSFARIAAAAYR is encoded by the coding sequence ATGGAGCTGCGCACGCTGCGGTACTTCGTCGCGGTCGCCGAGGAACTCCACTTCGGCCGGGCCGCGGCGCGGCTGCACATGAGCCAGCCGCCGCTGAGCCGGGCGATCAAGCAGCTGGAGACCGACGTCGGGGCCGTCCTGCTGCTGCGGTCCGCCGCGGGCGTCACGCTCACCCCGGCCGGGACGGCGCTCCTGGCCGAGGCGCGGGCGCTGCTCGACCAGGCCGATCAGGCCCGCGTGCGCGTCGCCTCGGCGGCGGGCGCGCCGACCCTCACCGTCGGCATCCTCGGCGACGGCGCCGACCCGGCCGCGAACCGGCTCGCCGACGCGTACCGGCGGCAGCACCCGGACGTCGAGGTCCGCGTCCGCGACGCCGACCTCACCGATCCGACGTGCGGGCTGCGTGCCGGACTGGTCGACGTCGCGCTGACCCGCGGGCCCTTCGACGAGACCGGCCTGGCGGTGCACGTGCTGCGCGCCGACCCGGTGGGTGCGGTGCTGCGCGCCGACGACCCGCTGGCCGGACGTGCCCGCGTCACGCTCGCCGACCTGGCCGGACGGCGCTGGTTCCGGTTCCCCGACGGCACGGACCCGGTCTGGCAGGCCTACTGGCACGGCGGCGAACCCCGCGAAGGGCCGGTGGTGCGGGCCGTCCAGGAGTGCCTCCAGGCCGTGCTCTGGAACGGAACCGTCGGGCTGATGCCGCTCGGGCACCGGCCGCCGGGGGAGCTGGTCGTGGTGCCGCTGACCGGCCTGGCCCCGAACCCGGTGGTGGTCGCGTGGCAGGACGGCGACGCGAACCCGCTGATCCGCTCGTTCGCCCGGATCGCGGCGGCCGCCTACCGGTGA
- a CDS encoding NAD(P)/FAD-dependent oxidoreductase — translation MRVLVIGSGIGGAATAWHLGRLGAEVILADAARPGTATEAGAGIVSPWTSRWNDALYPLAAAAGRYYREFTAELEGSSFEVVGGMVVSADDAELAQAHERLTSRAADAPEIGEVRRLDPAQARELFPALAPGLAAVHLAGAGRVDGHQLRRALLAAVERRGAKFVEGEVAFRGDGTVASPEGPIEADSVVVAAGAWSRELLAPLGIDLPVTPHRGQISHFDLPGTDTAAWPVVLPGSSHYLLAFGGGRVVAGATREAEAGFDYRVTAAGQHEVLENALAVAPGLADATLAETRVGFRPGTPDGLPVLGLLRPGLVVSTGFGAGGLTNAPFAGKLVAAVAVGEDPGFDLSPFAPERFRGPSPEAAVSPR, via the coding sequence ATGCGAGTGCTCGTGATCGGCAGCGGAATCGGCGGCGCGGCGACGGCCTGGCACCTCGGCCGCCTCGGCGCGGAAGTGATCTTGGCGGACGCGGCGCGCCCGGGGACGGCGACCGAAGCCGGCGCCGGCATCGTCAGTCCCTGGACGTCGCGCTGGAACGACGCGCTGTACCCGCTCGCGGCGGCCGCCGGCCGGTACTACCGGGAGTTCACCGCGGAGCTCGAAGGTTCGTCGTTCGAGGTGGTCGGCGGCATGGTGGTGTCGGCCGACGACGCGGAGCTGGCGCAAGCGCACGAGCGCCTGACGTCGCGGGCGGCGGACGCCCCCGAGATCGGCGAGGTCCGGCGCCTCGACCCGGCGCAGGCGCGCGAGCTGTTCCCGGCGCTGGCGCCCGGGCTGGCCGCCGTGCACCTGGCGGGCGCCGGCCGCGTCGACGGGCATCAGCTGCGCCGCGCCCTGCTGGCGGCCGTCGAGCGCCGGGGCGCGAAGTTCGTCGAAGGCGAGGTCGCCTTCCGTGGCGACGGCACGGTGGCGAGCCCGGAGGGCCCGATCGAGGCGGACAGCGTCGTGGTGGCGGCCGGTGCGTGGAGCCGGGAACTACTGGCGCCGCTGGGGATCGACCTGCCGGTGACGCCGCACCGCGGCCAGATCAGCCACTTCGACCTGCCGGGCACGGACACCGCCGCGTGGCCGGTGGTCCTGCCCGGCAGCAGCCACTACCTGCTGGCGTTCGGCGGCGGCCGGGTGGTGGCGGGCGCGACGCGCGAGGCGGAGGCGGGCTTCGACTACCGCGTCACGGCGGCCGGGCAGCACGAGGTGCTGGAGAACGCGCTGGCCGTGGCGCCGGGGCTCGCGGACGCGACCCTCGCGGAGACCCGGGTCGGCTTCCGCCCGGGCACGCCGGACGGGCTCCCGGTGCTGGGCCTGCTCCGCCCGGGCCTGGTGGTGTCGACGGGCTTCGGTGCGGGCGGGCTGACGAACGCACCGTTCGCGGGAAAGCTGGTGGCGGCGGTGGCGGTGGGCGAGGACCCCGGCTTCGACTTGAGCCCGTTCGCCCCCGAGCGGTTTCGAGGGCCGTCGCCCGAAGCGGCCGTCAGCCCTCGGTGA
- a CDS encoding phytoene desaturase family protein, with protein MNSYDVVIVGGGHNGLVAAAYLARAGRSVLVLERREETGGAAVSFRTFEGVDVRLSRYSYLVSLLPKKIVADLGLDVELRRRRMSSYTPSGGSGLLVDNDDAVRTASSFRAVTGSTSDFSAWQRFYELTERVAGRAFGTLTEPLLSEVDFRERVGDAEAWSLLFERPIGEALTSWFGHDTVRGVVLTDALIGTFAPADGEDLRQNRCLLYHVIGNGTGDWDVPVGGMGAVTHSLAASASAAGARLITGAEVLSVDPDGEVRYRRDDTEFAVRGGHVLANVAPATLARLLGEEPAERPEGAQLKVNMVLTRLPRLRDPDVDPAEAFGGTFHVNETFTQLEAAYREAAAGGIPTLPPCEIYCHSLTDPSILGPAERSAGTHTLTLFGLHMPARLFAGRNEEARETALRATLASLNSVLAEPIEDCLLTAPDGRPCVEAKTPLDLEAELGLPAGHIFHRDLSWPYAEDPARAGSWGVETAHERILLCGAGAARGGGVSGIPGHNAAMAVLGVPGT; from the coding sequence ATGAACAGCTACGACGTGGTGATTGTCGGCGGCGGGCACAACGGCCTGGTGGCGGCCGCGTACCTGGCGCGGGCGGGCCGGTCGGTGCTCGTGCTCGAACGGCGGGAGGAGACCGGTGGCGCCGCCGTCTCGTTCCGCACGTTCGAGGGCGTGGACGTCCGGCTTTCGCGCTACTCGTACCTGGTCAGCCTGCTGCCGAAGAAGATCGTGGCCGACCTCGGCCTCGACGTGGAGCTGCGACGGCGCCGGATGTCGTCCTACACCCCGTCGGGCGGCTCCGGTCTCCTTGTCGACAACGACGACGCCGTCCGGACGGCGTCGTCGTTCCGGGCGGTCACCGGGTCCACATCGGACTTCTCGGCCTGGCAGCGGTTCTACGAGCTGACCGAGCGTGTCGCCGGGCGCGCGTTCGGAACGCTCACCGAACCACTTCTGTCCGAAGTGGACTTCCGCGAACGCGTCGGCGACGCCGAGGCGTGGTCCTTGCTGTTCGAACGGCCGATCGGCGAAGCGCTCACGTCGTGGTTCGGCCACGACACGGTGCGCGGCGTGGTGCTCACCGACGCGCTGATCGGCACGTTCGCCCCGGCGGACGGCGAGGACCTGCGGCAGAACCGGTGCCTGCTCTACCACGTGATCGGCAACGGCACCGGCGACTGGGACGTCCCGGTCGGCGGCATGGGCGCGGTCACCCACTCGCTCGCGGCTTCGGCATCCGCGGCGGGCGCGCGCCTGATCACCGGTGCGGAAGTGCTCTCGGTCGACCCGGACGGCGAGGTGCGCTACCGGCGTGACGACACCGAGTTCGCCGTCCGGGGCGGGCACGTCCTGGCGAACGTCGCGCCGGCGACGCTCGCGCGGCTGCTGGGCGAGGAACCGGCGGAGCGCCCGGAAGGCGCGCAGCTGAAGGTGAACATGGTGCTGACGCGGCTGCCGAGGCTGCGTGACCCCGACGTCGATCCGGCCGAGGCGTTCGGGGGCACCTTCCACGTCAACGAGACCTTCACACAGCTGGAGGCGGCGTACCGCGAGGCGGCGGCGGGCGGGATCCCCACGCTCCCGCCCTGCGAAATCTATTGCCACTCGTTGACGGATCCCTCGATCCTCGGCCCGGCCGAACGCTCGGCAGGCACGCACACCCTCACCCTGTTCGGCCTGCACATGCCGGCCCGCCTCTTCGCGGGGCGCAACGAAGAGGCTCGCGAAACGGCGTTGCGCGCGACGCTGGCTTCGCTGAACAGCGTGCTGGCCGAGCCGATCGAGGACTGCCTGCTGACCGCGCCGGACGGCAGGCCCTGTGTGGAGGCGAAGACCCCGCTGGACCTGGAAGCCGAGCTGGGGCTTCCGGCGGGGCACATCTTCCACCGGGACCTGTCGTGGCCGTACGCGGAGGATCCGGCCCGTGCGGGCAGCTGGGGCGTCGAGACCGCCCACGAACGCATCCTGTTGTGCGGCGCGGGTGCCGCGAGGGGAGGTGGTGTCAGCGGCATCCCCGGCCACAACGCGGCAATGGCGGTGCTCGGCGTCCCCGGTACGTGA
- a CDS encoding ATP-grasp domain-containing protein, with protein sequence MILCLGVAADPTFTAGLRALRRAGIAFRPVDLPSLAMRGRIRIPLECPADTVVSLDGESHRAGDFAAVWCRLVAVASAAPTDELAAASAGQTEALARILEFVPGKVMTPPLREASGFTKLLHSVALGEVGGWRIPETCLTSDPQEAQDFVRGCRAGAIFKGASATKTWATVFEPHHESRLPRLVHLPVLFQERIVGPDVRVHVVGGRSFGELIDSPVLDYRTVRGTNDYRPLVPPPEIAEGCARLTEHCGVPLLGVDFKIDRATDEWFFLEANSMPCFEGYDERAGGAISRAIVEWLVTP encoded by the coding sequence GTGATCCTCTGCCTCGGCGTCGCGGCCGACCCGACCTTCACGGCCGGGCTGCGGGCCCTGCGCCGGGCCGGGATCGCGTTCCGGCCGGTCGACCTGCCCTCGCTGGCGATGCGCGGCCGCATCCGGATTCCCCTGGAGTGCCCGGCCGACACCGTGGTGTCGCTGGACGGCGAGAGCCACCGGGCCGGGGACTTCGCCGCCGTCTGGTGCCGGCTCGTGGCGGTCGCTTCCGCCGCGCCCACCGACGAACTCGCGGCGGCCTCGGCGGGCCAGACCGAGGCGCTGGCGCGGATCCTCGAATTCGTGCCCGGCAAGGTGATGACCCCGCCGCTGCGCGAAGCCTCGGGATTCACCAAGCTGCTGCATTCGGTGGCCCTCGGCGAAGTCGGCGGCTGGCGCATTCCGGAAACCTGCCTCACCTCGGACCCGCAGGAGGCACAGGACTTCGTCCGCGGCTGCCGCGCCGGGGCGATCTTCAAGGGCGCCAGCGCGACGAAGACGTGGGCGACGGTCTTCGAACCGCACCACGAGTCCCGGCTGCCGCGGCTCGTTCACCTGCCGGTGCTGTTCCAGGAGCGGATCGTCGGGCCCGACGTGCGGGTCCACGTCGTGGGCGGCCGGTCGTTCGGCGAGCTGATCGACTCGCCGGTGCTCGACTACCGGACCGTCCGCGGGACCAACGACTACCGCCCGCTCGTCCCGCCCCCGGAAATCGCCGAAGGCTGTGCGCGGCTGACCGAGCACTGCGGCGTCCCCTTGCTGGGCGTCGACTTCAAGATCGACCGTGCCACCGACGAGTGGTTCTTCCTGGAGGCCAACTCGATGCCGTGCTTCGAGGGCTACGACGAGCGAGCCGGCGGCGCCATCTCGCGGGCGATCGTCGAGTGGCTCGTCACGCCGTGA
- a CDS encoding DUF397 domain-containing protein — translation MVWHKSSYSGGQSNCVEVKLDRSVGIRDTKAREHGELTVSRAAWAAAVTALRG, via the coding sequence ATGGTCTGGCACAAGTCGAGTTACAGCGGTGGTCAGTCCAACTGCGTCGAGGTGAAGCTCGACCGCTCGGTCGGCATCCGGGACACGAAGGCCCGGGAGCACGGCGAGCTGACCGTCTCGCGCGCCGCGTGGGCCGCCGCCGTCACTGCACTACGAGGTTGA
- a CDS encoding MBL fold metallo-hydrolase, translated as MTELTDPAVRVSGAREIAPDLLVIPNDHVDLVPNIGVVGGTEAVLVVDTGIGTANAAQVLAFAREVAKGRRLYLTTTHFHPEHAFGAQVFAGEATYLVNRGQAEDLATRGPGYLAMFRGLGETIARRLDGVHVPAPDEVHDGSRDLDLGGRIVRLRPTGRGHTAGDQVVEVPDAGVLFTGDLAETGQFAIFPWFPPHDTDVSGVGWLAVLDRLVAAAPRVVVPGHGDIGGLPVLTDVRDYLRELRDETWRRRDSAMDSDQLVAEVRAVLVERHPEWAGREWIEPGIGCLCAEHGVTA; from the coding sequence ATGACCGAACTGACCGATCCCGCCGTGCGCGTCTCCGGCGCCCGGGAGATCGCCCCCGACCTGCTGGTGATCCCGAACGACCACGTCGACCTGGTGCCCAACATCGGCGTCGTCGGCGGCACCGAGGCCGTCCTGGTCGTCGACACGGGCATCGGCACCGCCAACGCGGCGCAGGTGCTCGCCTTCGCCCGCGAAGTGGCGAAGGGCCGGCGCCTGTACCTGACCACGACGCACTTCCACCCCGAGCACGCGTTCGGCGCGCAGGTCTTCGCCGGCGAGGCCACGTACCTGGTCAACCGCGGCCAGGCCGAGGACCTCGCCACCCGGGGCCCCGGCTACCTGGCGATGTTCCGCGGCCTGGGCGAGACGATCGCCCGCCGCCTCGACGGCGTCCACGTGCCGGCGCCCGACGAGGTCCACGACGGCTCGCGGGACCTCGACCTCGGCGGCCGCATCGTCCGGCTGCGCCCGACCGGACGCGGTCACACCGCCGGCGACCAGGTCGTCGAAGTCCCGGACGCCGGCGTCCTGTTCACCGGCGACCTGGCCGAGACCGGGCAGTTCGCCATCTTCCCGTGGTTCCCGCCGCACGACACGGACGTCTCGGGCGTCGGCTGGCTCGCCGTCCTGGACCGGCTGGTGGCGGCGGCTCCTCGCGTGGTCGTCCCCGGCCACGGCGACATCGGCGGCCTGCCGGTGCTCACCGACGTCCGCGACTACCTGCGCGAGCTGCGCGACGAGACCTGGCGGCGCCGGGACTCGGCGATGGACTCCGACCAGCTCGTCGCGGAGGTCCGGGCGGTGCTCGTCGAGCGCCACCCGGAGTGGGCGGGCCGGGAGTGGATCGAGCCGGGCATCGGGTGCCTCTGCGCGGAACACGGCGTCACGGCGTGA
- the yaaA gene encoding peroxide stress protein YaaA, whose protein sequence is MLVLLPPSETKADGGRGGPLDLGALSFPELNPTRAKLADALAELAADVPASIAALGLTERQAGEVARNAQLWTSPTMPALRRYTGVLYDALDVKSFTKAGLEKAHRRLAVTSSLFGVVSATDPIPAYRLSGGNSLPALGTVRGLWKPVLEPVLREVEGLVVDLRSGTYSAFAKLRPDAVTVRVVTENARGERVTVSHFNKAYKGRLAHVLAATRADPSTVDQLVKVIAKAGLVVERTGEHALELVTEG, encoded by the coding sequence GTGCTGGTGCTCCTCCCCCCTTCCGAGACCAAGGCCGACGGCGGCCGCGGCGGCCCGCTCGACCTCGGCGCGCTGTCGTTCCCCGAGCTGAACCCGACGCGCGCGAAGCTCGCCGACGCGCTGGCCGAGCTGGCCGCCGACGTCCCGGCCAGCATCGCGGCCCTGGGCCTCACCGAGCGGCAGGCGGGCGAGGTGGCGCGCAACGCGCAGCTGTGGACGTCCCCGACGATGCCGGCGCTGCGCCGCTACACCGGCGTGCTGTACGACGCACTGGACGTGAAGAGCTTCACGAAGGCGGGGCTGGAGAAGGCGCACCGGCGGCTGGCGGTGACGTCGTCGCTGTTCGGCGTGGTGTCGGCCACCGACCCGATCCCGGCGTACCGCCTCTCGGGCGGCAACTCGCTGCCGGCGCTGGGCACCGTCCGGGGCCTGTGGAAGCCGGTCCTCGAGCCGGTGCTGCGCGAGGTCGAGGGCCTGGTGGTGGACCTGCGCTCGGGGACGTACTCGGCGTTCGCGAAGCTGCGTCCGGACGCGGTCACGGTCCGCGTGGTGACGGAGAACGCCCGCGGCGAGCGCGTGACGGTGAGCCACTTCAACAAGGCGTACAAGGGCCGCCTGGCCCACGTGCTGGCGGCCACCCGCGCCGATCCGTCCACTGTGGACCAGCTGGTGAAGGTGATCGCCAAGGCCGGGCTGGTGGTCGAGCGCACCGGCGAGCACGCGCTGGAGCTGGTCACCGAGGGCTGA
- a CDS encoding suppressor of fused domain protein, producing the protein MPSRAERYFAHLDTLTGSAAPRLQPIPSTQPGLDDVIAFVYADEPEPRYLTGATYGLSLADHPDWHGVRPELWISVRSDDPTWALAIGYLAEQLRGRCPFVYGDTIDFGQPIAPESSMTAFAISAPAGLDAHQYTLIDIGGPPISIAGCYPVHDTERKYIREHGIDAFWQLDWDLYDVRRPPVV; encoded by the coding sequence ATGCCGAGCCGTGCCGAGCGGTATTTCGCCCATCTCGACACCCTGACGGGGTCCGCCGCGCCCCGGCTGCAGCCCATCCCCTCGACGCAGCCCGGGCTCGACGACGTCATCGCGTTCGTCTACGCCGACGAGCCCGAACCGCGCTACCTGACCGGCGCGACCTACGGCCTTTCCCTGGCCGACCACCCCGACTGGCACGGCGTGCGGCCGGAGCTGTGGATCAGCGTCCGGTCCGACGACCCGACCTGGGCGCTGGCCATCGGCTACCTGGCCGAGCAGCTGCGCGGCCGGTGCCCGTTCGTCTACGGCGACACCATCGACTTCGGCCAGCCGATCGCCCCCGAGTCCTCGATGACGGCGTTCGCCATTTCGGCGCCGGCGGGCCTCGACGCGCACCAGTACACGCTGATCGACATCGGCGGCCCGCCGATCAGCATCGCGGGCTGCTACCCCGTGCACGACACCGAGCGCAAGTACATCCGCGAGCACGGCATCGACGCGTTCTGGCAGCTGGACTGGGACCTCTACGACGTCCGCCGCCCCCCGGTGGTCTGA
- a CDS encoding GNAT family N-acetyltransferase, with the protein MDLSRRPLTLDDAPALARLYAAAEEIDRTGDHFSADDLRDELDAPNVDLLRATVGAWAGDRLVGYGLVRRRDAADPVHMIRLQSVVHPQHRTDAVGTHLVEWFARTSREVHERAFPGAPLELHHGSHQNERWIAGVLTRAGYTHGRTMVNMRVGLADLPPQPPLPDGFEAVPFAFEHDLAALDARNDTFAGHWGSTAYEPDAWRHLVTGSKDFRPDLSFLVLDGDDGDKVLAFVLSHHYASETAATGIREHYATWVGTRAALRGRGVASGLLGHTLRAAKDAGFDRSALNVDVDNAHRALGVYERCGYRVDDEWHVYVLS; encoded by the coding sequence ATGGACCTGAGCCGGCGCCCGTTGACCCTCGACGACGCTCCCGCCCTCGCCCGGCTGTACGCGGCGGCCGAGGAAATCGACCGGACGGGTGACCACTTCAGCGCGGACGACCTCCGCGACGAGCTGGACGCGCCCAACGTCGACCTGCTCCGCGCCACCGTCGGCGCCTGGGCGGGCGACCGGCTCGTGGGCTACGGCCTGGTCCGCCGCCGTGACGCCGCCGATCCCGTGCACATGATCCGGCTCCAGTCGGTCGTGCACCCGCAGCACCGCACCGACGCCGTCGGCACTCACCTGGTCGAGTGGTTCGCGCGCACGAGCCGCGAGGTCCACGAGCGCGCCTTCCCGGGCGCGCCCCTCGAACTGCACCACGGCAGTCACCAGAACGAGCGCTGGATCGCCGGGGTCCTCACCCGCGCGGGCTACACGCACGGCCGGACGATGGTCAACATGCGCGTCGGCCTCGCCGACCTGCCGCCGCAGCCGCCGCTGCCGGACGGTTTCGAGGCGGTGCCGTTCGCCTTCGAGCACGACCTCGCCGCGCTCGACGCCCGCAACGACACCTTTGCCGGCCACTGGGGCAGCACGGCCTACGAGCCGGACGCCTGGCGCCACCTGGTCACCGGCTCGAAGGACTTCCGCCCGGACCTGTCGTTCCTCGTCCTGGACGGCGACGACGGCGACAAGGTGCTGGCCTTCGTGCTGAGCCACCACTACGCGTCCGAAACCGCGGCGACGGGCATCCGCGAGCACTACGCCACCTGGGTGGGAACCCGGGCGGCGCTGCGCGGCCGCGGCGTCGCGTCCGGGTTGCTGGGCCACACGCTCCGGGCGGCGAAGGACGCCGGATTCGACCGGTCCGCCCTCAACGTCGACGTCGACAATGCGCACCGCGCGCTGGGCGTTTACGAACGGTGCGGATATCGCGTCGACGACGAATGGCACGTGTACGTGCTGTCCTGA